Proteins encoded in a region of the Geobacillus genomosp. 3 genome:
- the typA gene encoding translational GTPase TypA produces the protein MTDKRLDLRNIAIIAHVDHGKTTLVDQLLRQSGTFRENEQVEERALDRNDLERERGITILAKNTAVLYKGTRINILDTPGHADFGGEVERIMRLVDGVLLVVDAYEGCMPQTRFVLKKALEQQLVPIVVVNKIDREFARPAEVVDEVIDLFIELGASEEQLEFPVVYTSALRGTASLDPDRQNGDMTALFETIIGHIPAPADNRDEPLQFQVALLDYNDYVGRIGIGRIFRGTMKTGQQVALMKRDGTVKLFRVTKLFGFIGLKRIEIEEAHAGDIVAVAGMEDINVGETVCPPDHQEPLPPLHIDEPTLKMTFLVNNSPFAGREGKYVTARKLEERLRTQLETDVSLRVEPTESPDAWVVSGRGELHLAILIENMRREGYELQVSKPEVILKEMNGALCEPIERVVIDVPEQYTGAIMESLGSRKGELADMVHGGNGQVRLVFLVPSRGLIGYRSEFMSLTRGYGILNHSFDHYAPVQPGVIGGRRQGVLVSMETGKATAYSIMQLEDRGTIFVEPGTEVYEGMIVGEHNRENDLVVNICREKHITNVRSSTKEQTVTMKKPRLLTLEEALEYLNDDEYCEVTPTSIRLRKKILNKNEREKAEKKKKAAQQAK, from the coding sequence TTGACGGATAAACGATTAGATTTGCGCAATATTGCGATTATCGCTCACGTCGACCACGGAAAAACAACACTCGTCGACCAGTTGCTTCGGCAGTCAGGAACGTTTCGTGAAAACGAACAAGTCGAGGAGCGAGCCCTTGATCGCAACGATTTGGAGCGCGAGCGCGGCATTACGATTTTAGCGAAAAACACAGCGGTTTTGTATAAAGGAACGCGCATTAACATTTTGGATACGCCGGGACATGCCGATTTCGGCGGGGAGGTTGAGCGGATTATGCGCCTTGTCGATGGCGTGTTGCTCGTCGTCGACGCCTACGAAGGCTGTATGCCGCAAACGCGGTTCGTGCTCAAAAAAGCGCTTGAGCAGCAACTTGTGCCGATCGTCGTCGTCAACAAAATCGACCGCGAATTTGCCCGCCCCGCGGAAGTTGTCGATGAAGTCATCGATTTATTTATCGAGCTTGGCGCTTCCGAGGAGCAACTCGAGTTTCCAGTTGTGTATACGTCGGCGCTGCGTGGAACAGCAAGCCTTGATCCGGACCGGCAGAATGGCGACATGACGGCCCTGTTTGAGACGATCATCGGCCATATTCCGGCGCCGGCTGACAACCGCGATGAGCCATTGCAATTCCAGGTGGCGCTGCTCGATTATAATGACTATGTGGGTCGCATCGGCATCGGCCGCATTTTCCGCGGCACGATGAAAACCGGCCAGCAAGTCGCCTTGATGAAACGCGATGGTACGGTGAAACTGTTCCGCGTCACGAAGCTGTTCGGCTTTATCGGTCTAAAGCGGATCGAGATTGAAGAAGCCCATGCCGGCGACATCGTTGCTGTTGCAGGGATGGAAGATATTAACGTCGGCGAAACGGTGTGCCCGCCTGACCATCAAGAACCGCTGCCGCCGCTTCATATTGATGAGCCGACATTGAAAATGACGTTTTTGGTCAACAACAGCCCGTTTGCCGGGCGCGAAGGCAAATATGTGACGGCGAGAAAGTTGGAGGAGCGGCTGCGCACGCAGCTCGAAACTGATGTCAGCTTGCGCGTCGAGCCGACCGAATCGCCGGATGCGTGGGTCGTTTCCGGCCGCGGAGAGCTCCATTTAGCCATTTTAATCGAAAATATGCGCCGCGAAGGATACGAATTGCAAGTATCGAAGCCCGAGGTCATCTTAAAGGAGATGAACGGGGCCCTATGTGAGCCGATTGAGCGGGTTGTAATCGATGTTCCTGAACAATATACCGGGGCCATTATGGAATCGCTCGGCAGCCGCAAAGGGGAGCTTGCTGATATGGTGCACGGCGGCAATGGGCAAGTGCGCCTTGTCTTCCTCGTCCCGTCACGCGGCTTGATCGGCTACCGGAGCGAGTTTATGTCGTTGACGCGCGGGTATGGCATTTTAAACCACTCGTTTGACCATTACGCCCCGGTGCAGCCTGGTGTGATCGGCGGCCGCCGCCAAGGGGTGCTCGTCTCGATGGAAACCGGTAAAGCGACGGCGTACAGCATCATGCAGCTAGAAGATCGCGGCACGATTTTTGTTGAACCGGGTACGGAAGTGTACGAAGGGATGATCGTTGGCGAGCATAATCGAGAAAATGACCTTGTTGTTAACATTTGCCGCGAAAAACACATTACGAATGTGCGTTCTTCAACGAAAGAGCAGACGGTGACGATGAAAAAGCCGCGCCTTTTGACGCTTGAAGAAGCGCTCGAGTATTTAAATGACGATGAATATTGTGAAGTGACGCCAACATCGATCCGGTTGCGCAAAAAAATCTTAAACAAAAATGAGCGCGAAAAGGCGGAGAAGAAAAAGAAAGCCGCCCAACAGGCGAAATAA
- a CDS encoding YlaH-like family protein, with the protein MNVFERLTFFASLYNVHDNPERGMWLLYVTVLLLSALVYQLGFARRLPMLKNVIIYTLLALGCTILTFFAVFLPVAEGLAVAALVLIIYKIRLKQAKQEERP; encoded by the coding sequence GTGAATGTGTTCGAACGGCTGACGTTTTTCGCTTCACTTTATAACGTGCACGACAATCCTGAGCGCGGCATGTGGCTGCTTTATGTCACCGTGTTGTTGCTTTCCGCGCTTGTGTATCAGCTTGGGTTTGCCCGCCGCCTACCGATGTTAAAAAATGTCATCATTTATACATTGCTTGCGCTCGGTTGCACGATTTTAACGTTTTTCGCCGTTTTTTTGCCGGTAGCGGAAGGATTGGCGGTTGCTGCTCTCGTATTAATCATTTACAAAATTCGCCTCAAGCAGGCGAAACAAGAGGAAAGGCCATAG
- a CDS encoding YlaI family protein, translating into MRVKCVLCEQIGTIDDESPLAKRLRNRPIHTYMCRQCHDRIAEKTKQRLATGKFRFYRGVHVDDDW; encoded by the coding sequence ATGAGAGTTAAATGCGTGCTTTGCGAACAAATCGGTACGATTGATGATGAGTCACCGCTCGCCAAACGGCTGCGCAACCGCCCGATCCATACGTACATGTGCCGCCAATGTCATGACCGCATTGCCGAAAAAACAAAGCAGCGGCTGGCGACGGGAAAATTCCGTTTCTACCGCGGCGTCCACGTCGATGATGACTGGTAA
- a CDS encoding YhcN/YlaJ family sporulation lipoprotein, whose translation MKRNCWLAVLCLLLLSGCNIGNDHEAGESNRSLVRVKNTVDEQVENKSGQEIARRLAEIANRVPNVHDAAAIVVGKYAIVGIDIGANVDASRVGTIKYSVAEALQKDPYGANAIIVADPDLYTRVRNIGQQIDDGRPVRAFMDEIADIVGRVMPEVPSDLFETTPEPTEENDGQLNRREERQLNERQEKQSNEHLNR comes from the coding sequence ATGAAGAGAAACTGCTGGTTGGCCGTTTTGTGCCTTCTCCTTTTAAGCGGGTGCAACATCGGAAATGATCATGAAGCGGGCGAATCGAACCGCTCGCTCGTGCGCGTAAAAAATACCGTCGATGAGCAGGTGGAAAACAAATCTGGGCAGGAAATCGCCCGCCGATTGGCGGAAATCGCCAATCGCGTCCCGAACGTCCATGACGCGGCAGCCATCGTCGTCGGCAAGTACGCGATCGTCGGCATTGACATCGGCGCTAACGTTGATGCTTCGCGCGTCGGCACGATCAAATATTCAGTCGCCGAGGCGCTGCAAAAAGATCCGTATGGGGCCAATGCGATTATCGTCGCTGATCCGGATCTTTACACCCGCGTGCGCAACATCGGTCAGCAAATTGATGACGGCCGTCCGGTGCGAGCATTTATGGACGAAATTGCCGACATCGTCGGGCGGGTGATGCCGGAAGTGCCAAGCGACTTATTTGAAACGACGCCCGAACCGACCGAGGAAAATGACGGGCAACTGAATAGGCGGGAAGAACGACAACTGAACGAACGCCAAGAAAAACAGTCGAACGAACATTTAAATCGCTAA
- a CDS encoding PhoH family protein: protein MGKKIYVLDTNVLLQDPYSIFSFEDNEVVIPAVVLEEVDSKKRYMDEVGRNARQVSKLIDRLRENGKLHEKILLENGGVLRIELNHRSFHQLQEIFVEKTNDNRILAVAKNLSLEEQAKENGRSVILVSKDALVRVKADAIGLQAEDFLSDRVVDVDHIYTGFLELYIGKDHLQRFYEKGELVLADITDHPFYPNQFIIMKDAFGSSASAIGIVDQNGKKVKKLVFHYEHIWGIRPRNVQQTMACELLMRDDIPLVTLIGKAGTGKTLLALAAGLMQTEDLRTYKKLLVARPIVPMGKDLGFLPGEKEEKLRPWMQPIFDNLEYLFNTKKPGELDAILAGMSSIEVEALTYIRGRSLPEQFIIIDEAQNLTKHEVKTILTRVGEKSKIILMGDPEQIDHPYLDEYNNGLTYVVEKFKDQKIAGHIRLIKGERSALAQLAADLL, encoded by the coding sequence TTGGGAAAGAAAATCTATGTGCTCGATACGAACGTACTCCTGCAAGACCCGTATTCGATCTTTTCATTCGAAGACAACGAGGTCGTCATCCCGGCTGTCGTGTTGGAGGAAGTGGATTCGAAAAAACGGTATATGGATGAAGTCGGGAGAAACGCCCGCCAAGTGTCGAAGCTGATCGACCGCCTGCGTGAAAACGGCAAGCTGCACGAGAAAATCTTGCTCGAAAACGGCGGGGTGCTGCGCATTGAACTGAACCACCGCTCCTTCCACCAACTTCAGGAAATTTTTGTCGAAAAGACGAATGATAACCGTATTTTGGCCGTAGCAAAAAATTTATCGCTCGAGGAACAGGCGAAAGAAAACGGCCGTTCGGTCATTTTAGTGAGCAAAGATGCGCTCGTGCGCGTCAAAGCTGATGCGATCGGGCTGCAGGCCGAGGACTTTTTAAGCGACCGCGTCGTTGACGTCGACCATATTTACACCGGGTTTTTGGAGCTGTACATAGGAAAAGATCACCTGCAGCGCTTTTACGAGAAGGGGGAACTTGTGCTGGCCGATATTACCGACCATCCGTTTTATCCGAACCAGTTCATTATTATGAAAGATGCGTTCGGCAGTTCGGCCTCGGCGATCGGCATCGTCGACCAAAACGGAAAAAAAGTGAAAAAGCTCGTTTTTCATTATGAGCATATATGGGGCATACGCCCGCGCAATGTGCAGCAAACGATGGCGTGTGAGCTGCTCATGCGCGATGACATTCCGCTCGTGACGTTAATCGGCAAAGCCGGAACCGGAAAAACATTGCTCGCGCTTGCCGCCGGACTGATGCAAACCGAGGATTTGCGCACGTATAAAAAACTGCTCGTCGCCCGGCCGATTGTTCCGATGGGAAAAGACCTCGGCTTTTTGCCGGGGGAAAAAGAAGAAAAGCTGCGCCCGTGGATGCAGCCGATTTTTGATAACTTGGAATATTTGTTTAACACGAAAAAACCGGGGGAGCTGGACGCCATTTTAGCCGGCATGAGCTCGATCGAAGTGGAGGCGCTCACCTACATTCGCGGCCGCAGTTTGCCGGAACAGTTTATTATTATCGATGAGGCGCAAAATTTAACGAAGCATGAAGTGAAGACGATTTTAACGCGCGTTGGCGAAAAAAGCAAAATTATTTTAATGGGCGACCCGGAGCAAATCGACCACCCGTATTTGGACGAATATAACAACGGCTTGACCTATGTGGTCGAAAAATTTAAAGACCAAAAAATTGCCGGCCATATCCGACTCATTAAGGGAGAGCGATCGGCGCTCGCCCAGCTCGCCGCCGATTTGCTGTAG
- a CDS encoding YlaN family protein: MSYQEKAYALLQADAEKIIQLIRVQMDHLTMPQCPLYEEVLDTQMFGLSREIDFAVRLGLVEAKDGKALLDRLERELSALHEAVTKKRVR, from the coding sequence ATGAGCTACCAGGAAAAGGCGTACGCGCTGTTGCAAGCGGATGCGGAAAAAATTATTCAGCTCATCCGCGTGCAAATGGATCATTTGACGATGCCGCAATGCCCGCTGTATGAAGAAGTGTTGGACACGCAAATGTTCGGTTTGTCGCGTGAAATTGACTTTGCGGTGCGCCTCGGCCTTGTCGAGGCGAAAGACGGGAAGGCGCTCCTTGACCGGCTCGAGCGGGAGCTCTCCGCGCTGCATGAGGCAGTAACGAAAAAGCGCGTACGATAA
- a CDS encoding FtsW/RodA/SpoVE family cell cycle protein, producing the protein MERQLWKKVLKCYDYPLVTAVVMLSLFGLIMVYSSSMVTAVIRFEVPSDYFYERQKRWLIAALLAFAVMAVIPYKVWRKERWVKLVFVASPLMLVAVALLGHTANNATSWFRVGALSVQPAELAKLGLILYLAAAFANKQKRLAEPVKSNLFPIYYTLFICFLIAIQPDFGTAAIVFFIAMCIIVSSGLRLILLLKQLLFFTLIGAVLSPFWFPAVGENIFSDERMSRLYSYLDPFQYASSDGYQLVNSYLAIGLGGLKGLGLGKGVQKYGYLPESHTDFIMAVIAEELGLFGVMFTLGLLSFIVLRGLWIARRSADAFGSLLAIGISVMIGFQTFINVGGVTGLIPITGVPLPLVSYGGTSLVLMMASLGLLVNISMFTKYEQRYKKGEKLAAGGQKKGLTF; encoded by the coding sequence ATGGAACGACAATTGTGGAAGAAAGTGCTGAAATGTTACGATTATCCGCTTGTGACTGCCGTTGTTATGTTGTCGTTGTTCGGCTTGATTATGGTATACAGTTCAAGCATGGTCACCGCTGTCATCCGCTTTGAGGTGCCGAGCGACTATTTTTACGAACGGCAAAAGCGATGGCTCATCGCCGCGTTGCTCGCCTTCGCCGTTATGGCGGTGATCCCGTATAAGGTATGGCGAAAAGAACGATGGGTGAAACTTGTGTTTGTTGCTTCCCCATTGATGCTGGTTGCGGTTGCGCTTCTCGGCCATACGGCCAACAACGCCACGAGCTGGTTTCGCGTCGGTGCGCTCTCTGTCCAACCGGCGGAGCTGGCGAAGCTCGGTCTGATTTTGTACTTGGCGGCGGCGTTTGCCAACAAGCAGAAACGGTTGGCTGAGCCGGTGAAAAGCAATTTGTTCCCGATTTATTACACGCTGTTTATTTGTTTTTTAATCGCCATCCAGCCGGACTTTGGCACGGCGGCGATTGTGTTTTTCATCGCGATGTGCATCATCGTTTCATCCGGGTTGCGCCTCATTTTGCTCCTAAAGCAACTGCTCTTTTTTACCCTCATTGGGGCGGTGCTGTCGCCGTTTTGGTTTCCGGCTGTAGGTGAAAACATTTTTTCCGATGAACGGATGTCGCGCCTTTATAGCTATTTAGACCCGTTTCAATACGCGAGCAGTGACGGCTACCAGCTTGTCAACTCGTACTTGGCGATCGGGCTTGGCGGGTTGAAAGGGCTCGGCCTTGGAAAGGGCGTGCAAAAATACGGCTACCTACCGGAATCGCACACGGATTTTATTATGGCGGTTATTGCCGAGGAGCTCGGGTTGTTTGGCGTGATGTTCACGCTTGGGTTGCTTTCGTTTATCGTGCTGCGCGGGTTATGGATCGCCCGCCGTTCTGCCGATGCGTTCGGCAGCTTGCTCGCCATCGGCATTTCCGTCATGATCGGCTTTCAAACGTTTATTAACGTCGGTGGAGTGACAGGGCTCATTCCAATCACCGGGGTGCCGCTGCCGCTCGTCAGCTACGGGGGGACATCGCTCGTCCTGATGATGGCCTCACTTGGCTTGCTCGTCAATATTTCCATGTTTACAAAGTACGAACAACGGTATAAAAAAGGCGAAAAACTAGCCGCTGGCGGGCAGAAAAAAGGTCTGACTTTTTAG